gcgcggggcgcgttttcaacccccgtcactttgcacagaggctatgatgacgcccttttcatttatggtgccttggaactcgtgccctccccttCGGGGCAcactactgccggcgggtatttaaagcagccggcagcacggacaaagacaagttggACAAGTGAGACAACGGTTGAGAGAAGCGGGAAAATCTCTGAACAAGCAAAGACAAGctcacacagaccgaagaacaaggagccctaggctctaggatagacaacattcttgtaaccagcaacatccttgagggacattctcaggacatttatagcattcatacaggagtagggtgttacgcctccgtgcggcccgaacctatctaaactcccagtgcatttactcttttctgcattggatcattccacccctgccagccattgcattcatatccatttatttctctagcaaacttattcaggatcatcccccggccgaatctctaaaaaggggtccctcaggatccctgcgataggagttaaccctccgatagTACAGTAGCACCAGAATTAATCCACCAATCATTAGATGGACTTGCCATAAAGGCCTGTGGTACATACCCCTCGGAGCTGGACGGATCCAGCACCACATGTGCTTCCTTGCGCTTCTTAGGAGCCGGACCTTTGCCCTTCTTGTCCCGGCACCTGCGAGCAGTATGCCCGGCCGTGCCGCATACATAGCAAATAAagtcctctctcttcttcttcatcttcttgccTTTGGGCTTGTTTTGATTCTGATTCTATGGAGGTTGAGCATTGTACTTCTTCTGCTTCTGGTTCTGGAATCTCGACGATGACCCCTTCTCCACTAGGTGAGCCTGGACCTGTGGTGATGGCTTGTTGCTGGCCCTTGCACGTTCCTCGGCATTGATAGCAGCAGACAGCTTAGAGAGtgtcatttgcttcttcatgtAATAGCGAGTGGTCACGAAGTCACGCCACGAGGACGACAGCTTTGCCAAAATGGCATTCACTAGAAAATTATCTGGAAGGATGCAGTTGTACTGGACtaagtccttgactatgagcTGAAGCTCCTGTAGCTGCTCCATCACAGACCTTCCCTCATACATTTTATAGTTGAGGAAATTTTCTGTCGTGAATGACTCGTTGCCATTATCCACCTCTGAAAACTTGCTCTCTAGCTCATCCCAGATATCCTTGGCCTAAGTGAATCCCGAATACACATCAAACAGACGGTTCAACAGAATGTTCAGCAGACGAGACAGGCAGGCTTGATTTGCATCTTCCCATTTAGCCTTTTCCGCATCAGCGATGGCCTTCATTGTCGCATCAGCATCTGCTAGCGCAGTCTCAGGGAGAACACTCGTCACGACCCAAAACAACTTCAGGTCGGTCAACCACATCCTAGTCTTAATCTGCCAGCGTTTAAAACATGTGCCGTCGAACGCATCAGGTTTAATGACGTCTGAGTGAGCGGCCATTAATCTCAGTTTTCTGGATTGTTGTGTTAAAGTATATTTTAGCAACTTTCCGATTACATTGATTCCGAatttacaagaatatataaaagCATAACTgccaacatatatcatatagGCAAACATGAGTATTTCAAAAGCATATATGAAAGCACATAAGCTACTCATGAATACAAATGAATCAAGACTGACAGTTGACAAAGAGAGGCAATATAACACATGAACAATTGTTAAAACAAAGTTATAGCTCTCAGAGCGAGTTGCCGAATTAACGGCCATCCAACACATACTAAGATGTTACCGATCAATGTATCAAGTCACCTCTAGAGCTAGGCCGAGCTACCCTAGTTGATGATCAAGTGAACAACTCTGAAAATATAAAGCACAGTATCAGTCGGCCTCTAATGAATACAGAGAGAGAGCCGAACACAGAGGACAGCAGGGTGCCCAAGCCACCAGGATCAGGTAGCCACAAAGACAGCCGAATGCAACAGATCAGAACAAGGTGCCACAAGGTGGCACCAGATCCAGAAGAATATTCAAGGGTGCCCAAGCCAATAGAATCAGAGAACTCCAAGTGCTCTCCAGAGTTACGGAGCCAACATGGAACCACTGAACAGAGGGCGTCAAAAGACACACCACAGTGGACACACAACTGATCAATAGAGATTCCACTAGATCAATAACCGGCTACTACGGCCCATCTTAAGAGCTCAATTGATACACTAAACGCACTTAGCTCGCATTCATCACAGAGCAGAATATTGCCAATTCTAGCATGCATATACAATGAACTTAAATGAGAATCAAAATTGCACGCTAGAATGTAAAGGAGGGATTGGAATGAGCTTACTGTCCAgcaggatgaagatggcaaggcacGCGAATGCGCTGACCCAGAAAACTAAGATTCTTCCTCTATGCTGAGGATAACTGGGAATAGCTTTCGGAGATACAATGCCACAGAGCCGGCTGCGAGGCACACCACAGCCGACACCCGAGAAGCAGAGAAAATCACAACAGCAAGAGTCCAACACTGGGCCAAGGTGAAGAAGTCGTACACTGCAGGCTATGGCGTGCACGAAGGCACAACTCAGAAACCACCAAGTCGACAACACCAcggatctcctcgcgcacacgCGCAGCCGGCAACCGAACAGCCGAGCACCGAACAGGCGGAAGGCGCAGCGCCAAATCCCGCATGAGGCCGACAAGAGAGAGAGCCGACGGGAACTCGACCAAAGGTGAGCTCAACCACGTCGGTCGATGCCCCACCGGAGGAAGCCGGCACAgcctcgcgcgcgcgcgcgcgagagagagagagagagagagagagagagagagagagagagagagagagagagaatcgtGACCGAGAGCAAGTGGAGAGCAGCTCGCAGAAAGTGAACCGGGGAGAAGATCAAGTGAGTTCACCTGCATTtgaagggagaggaagaggcccGGCATCCACCCCACGACGCCTCAACGACGCACCGAATCCGTCGGGCAACGAACGGGCGACCGAGAAGGGCGGAGCCCCGCAACGCTCCTCTGTGGCGGCCGCCACCAGACCCCAGGGCACGAGCACCCTTTTAGGTTAGGCAGCCGGCCGGGTGGGCTGCTCGACTTTTGGGCCGAGAAGCGGCCCACTCGGTCAGGCCTtatcccctttttttttctttaagaaatttgctcaattcaaatttgactccaattcaaatttgatttttaaagaaaaaaccCCTTCAAATTCCAACACTTTTATCTTGTATTCTTGGAAAAGAGATCAAGGGGTAGTAA
The nucleotide sequence above comes from Phragmites australis chromosome 4, lpPhrAust1.1, whole genome shotgun sequence. Encoded proteins:
- the LOC133914915 gene encoding uncharacterized protein LOC133914915, whose translation is MAAHSDVIKPDAFDGTCFKRWQIKTRMWLTDLKLFWVVTSVLPETALADADATMKAIADAEKAKDIWDELESKFSEVDNGNESFTTENFLNYKMYEGRSVMEQLQELQLIVKDLVQYNCILPDNFLVNAILAKLSSSWRDFVTTRYYMKKQMTLSKLSAAINAEERARASNKPSPQVQAHLVEKGSSSRFQNQKQKKYNAQPP